In the Brassica napus cultivar Da-Ae chromosome A7, Da-Ae, whole genome shotgun sequence genome, one interval contains:
- the LOC106356182 gene encoding growth-regulating factor 6: MTTRIHFTESQWEELENQALVFKYIAANIPVPPHLLFLIRRPFLFSSSAYSSSPNFFSPHFGWNVYEMGKERKIDAEPGRCRRTDGKKWRCSKDASPDSKYCERHMHRGKNRSSRKPLPPPPQFYVPSTPSIFLDFSLSSSREKSKRTGYMNDFFSIEPSGSIKSCSGLAMEGDGGSSKYESLKQREKQTDRSCFIVGTELGTLERPLMLVAKQKQRDDKDYEEEEQRSKRFYKFLDEWPSSKSSGSTSLFI, translated from the exons ATGACGACTAGGATCCATTTCACTGAGTCACAATGGGAAGAGCTTGAAAATCAAGCTCTTGTCTTCAAGTATATAGCGGCAAACATTCCAGTTCCACCTCATCTCCTATTCCTCATCAGAAGAccctttctcttctcttcttctgcttACTCCTCATCTCCCAACTTCTTTTCTCCACACT TTGGGTGGAATGTGTACGAGATGGGAAAGGAAAGAAAGATAGACGCAGAGCCAGGAAGGTGCCGAAGAACTGATGGAAAGaaatggagatgctctaaagacGCTTCTCCAGATTCTAAGTACTGTGAAAGACATATGCATAGAGGCAAGAACCGTTCATCAAGAAAGCCtctgcctcctcctcctcaattTTATGTTCCCTCTACACCAAGTATCTTTCTagacttttctctctcttcctccaG ggaaaaaagtaaaagaacTGGATACATGAATGATTTCTTCTCCATAGAGCCTTCCGGGTCAATCAAAAGCTGCTCTGGCTTAGCAATGGAAGGGGACGGTGGCTCTTCTAAGTATGAGTCTCTGAAACAAAGGGAGAAGCAGACTGATCGAAGTTGCTTTATCGTTGGCACTGAGTTAGGGACGCTTGAGAGGCCATTAATGCTTGTGGCGAAGCAAAAACAAAGAGATGATAAAgattatgaagaagaagagcaacggAGTAAgagattttataaatttcttGATGAATGGCCTTCTTCTAAGTCTTCTGGAAGCACCTCACTCTTCATTTga
- the LOC106355010 gene encoding uncharacterized protein LOC106355010, whose amino-acid sequence MILKYSGVLTHAGRKQVFTYSTESSSMSHGWRSVLAGRNLLLENLGWVVGNGTSINIWNDPWLSLAYQERPMGPPNKPHSQVTVSDLINPATRDWDVSKIKLILPFYEEKILCFKPSLTGAPDKQVWLATKSGDYTTKSGYYTAVTRVETRQDIPTDNGFKWRSNVWNMQCAPKVKLFSWKLLKGAIPVGERLVQRRVPADPRCKRCGCSESILHLFFQCGFAQRVWHLAPLNTDMDFRGIIDLMSSWETLCSLKCLPPAGIISGSLTPWLFWSIWKARNKFVFEGHSASPEETLSGAIVLAREWNTEVKKEPLTGIRQLSAPVLTHPEATVIRSDAAWAPGSNIAGLGWVLLSHSGNQSFKVPLKSVASPLLAEGLALREAVRSCATLGLNYVAFESDSLNLIKAVKLEVTIAELYSVIADITSFASVFEFVSFSWISREKNVLADCLAKEALNVSDTLVVGDAFIAPN is encoded by the coding sequence atgattcttaaatacagCGGTGTTCTAACTCACGCTGGTAGAAAACAGGTGTTTACATACTCTACCGAATCCTCCTCTATGTCGCATGGCTGGCGAAGCGTGTTAGCAGGTAGAAACCTCCTGTTAGAGAACCTGGGCTGGGTTGTGGGAAACGGAACCTCGATAAATATTTGGAATGATCCCTGGCTGAGCCTTGCTTACCAAGAGAGACCAATGGGCCCCCCGAACAAGCCACATTCACAGGTTACTGTCTCGGACCTCATCAACCCTGCAACAAGGGACTGGGATGTTTCGAAGATTAAGCTCATTTTACCCTTCTACGAGGAGAAAATTCTGTGCTTTAAACCAAGCTTGACTGGGGCTCCGGATAAACAAGTTTGGTTAGCCACAAAGTCGGGGGACTATACAACGAAATCTGGTTACTATACTGCAGTCACTAGAGTTGAAACCAGGCAGGACATCCCCACAGATAATGGTTTCAAGTGGAGAAGTAATGTATGGAACATGCAGTGTGCGCCAAAGGTTAAGCTATTCTCGTGGAAACTTCTCAAGGGAGCTATACCGGTAGGAGAAAGACTCGTTCAAAGGCGCGTCCCGGCGGATCCGCGTTGCAAACGGTGCGGCTGTTCAGAATCTATCCTTCATCTCTTTTTCCAATGTGGTTTCGCTCAACGAGTCTGGCATCTTGCCCCTCTCAATACCGACATGGATTTCAGAGGAATAATAGATTTAATGTCTAGCTGGGAAACTCTTTGCTCTCTTAAATGCCTGCCCCCTGCAGGAATCATCTCAGGATCTCTGACCCCTTGGCTGTTTTGGTCGATCTGGAAAGCGCGTAACAAATTTGTGTTTGAAGGCCACTCGGCTTCACCAGAAGAAACGCTTTCAGGCGCCATAGTACTAGCTAGGGAATGGAACACAGAAGTCAAGAAGGAACCCCTTACCGGAATACGACAGCTCTCAGCGCCGGTCCTAACTCACCCTGAGGCGACGGTGATTCGGTCGGATGCTGCTTGGGCACCTGGTTCAAATATTGCAGGATTAGGTTGGGTTCTTCTATCCCACTCAGGTAATCAATCCTTCAAAGTGCCCCTGAAAAGCGTTGCTTCGCCTCTGTTGGCGGAGGGTCTCGCTCTCCGGGAGGCTGTGCGGTCTTGCGCAACTTTGGGTTTGAATTATGTGGCTTTTGAGTCGGATTCTCTGAACTTGATCAAGGCAGTGAAGCTTGAAGTAACCATAGCGGAACTCTATAGTGTGATAGCTGATATCACATCTTTTGCATCAGTGTTTGAGTTTGTCTCTTTTTCTTGGATCTCTCGGGAAAAGAACGTTCTAGCTGATTGTTTAGCCAAAGAGGCTTTGAATGTATCTGATACTTTGGTGGTTGGGGATGCTTTCATTGCTCCTAACTAA